GCCACATAACGGGAACTTAATCCTAAAAAAAATAAGGCACTGGAAGAAATCATCACTGCTGGAGCTAAGATAGTTTGAATTATTTGAGTTGAGGCAATTCCACTAACATCCATAATTTCATAATACAGATGGCCGAGCTACTGACAGTATACTGTGTAAGTTTACGACAGCACCAATTACAGCGATCGCTGGAGCTTTAAACTGAGTTTTTTCTACTTGTTCCACGATCGTTTCTAGAGTACCAATTAATTCTTCTTGTTCTGGTCTAGTACCCCAACGAACTAAAGCGACTGGTGTATTGGGGGCTAATCCAGCTGTTAGTAAGTGTGGCACAATTTGGGCTAAATTATGCACTCCCATGTAAATTACTATTGTTTCTGAACCTTTGGCGATCGCAGACCAATTGATTTCGGGACGATATTTTCCCGCACTTTCATGACCAGTAACAAAGGTAACAGAAGAACTATAATTGCGGTGTGTTAGAGGAATTCCGGCGTAAGCTGGTGCAGCAATTCCTGATGTAATTCCGGGAATTTCTTCTACAGAAACTCCGGCATTTATTAAATCTTCCATTTCTTCGCCGCCACGACCAAATACAAAAGGGTCGCCACCTTTGAGGCGGACAACTATGGCTTGAGTTTGGGCTTTTTCAATTAATAATTGAGTAGTTTCTTCTTGTAACAATGAGTGTCTCCCCATTCTTTTTCCTGCGTTAATTTTTTCCGCTTGCGGGTTGATCATTGCGAGAATTTGGGGACTTACAAGTGCATCATAAATTACGACATCGGCACATTCTAAAAGTGCTTTGCCTTTAAGTGTCATTAAACCAGGATCTCCTGGCCCTGCGCCAACTAAATATACTTTACCTATATATCTTGTTCTCTGTTCCGTGAGTTCCAATGTATTTTGATTCATTACTTCGTTAAATCCCAGATTATTTCAGCTAATTCAGAATTTGCGCCCAAGGGTTTTGCCAGATAAAATTTTACGGCGGGATATTCTTGTTTAATTTGTTTTACTGATTGTGCGATCGCATCAGTAATTCCACCGGAAAATAAGAAATAAGGCAAAATTCCGATCCGTCTTTTTCCGTTAATTAATAAACTTTTAGCTTGGGTTTCCCAACTAGGTGGTACTGACCAATAAGCTGTTAATGCTCCGATTTGATTTGCCAATGCTTCTACTGGATAATTCCCACCAGAGCGACGGCTACCATGCGATAATAAAATCCAAGCTTCAGCAGCAAAAGAATTCAATTTAGCAGTTAAAAGTTGACTAATTTGCGGATGAAATCCTAGATAAGGTCGGACTTCAATTGTTAAGTCTGAGCCAAAGTTTTCTCTTGCTTTTGTTACTTCGGCGGGAATATCTTCCATAACATGAACTCCCGGTAGCAAAAACAAAGGCACGATTTGAATATGCTGGAAACCAACTGAAATAGCATATTTACCAAACTGTTGAATTTGTTCATGTAATGGTAAAGGTGCTAATTCTAAACAAGCTGTACCCACCAAAGGTTCTCTAACTGTAACCACACTAACAGATGAGTTTGTTAATGTTGGGGTATCTGTGAGTTCCTGAGTTTTGGTGAGCATTTCCCCGCGCAATTTTTGGCAAAGTAATTGAGCTAATTGCTCTACGCCAGCTTGGGGTCGAGGGTCACGACTTCCGTGAGTGACAAGTAAGTAAGCAGACAGCAAGGGCAAAATCCTAAATGGAAGCGTTGGCTCAGATATTCTTTTTCAATAAATATCTTGGAGTTTCTGATCTTTCTGTATAAACTGTTTCTAATTTAAGGTGTCGGCATTTTTCAGTCTGGGTTTAGCGATCGAAATATTTCTCTTATTATACATTTTTTAGTAAAAAACTGGAATTCAGGAGTGCGATCGCAAAGCAGAAGTTTAGCAATAAATTTCTGCCAAACTTCTGCCTTTTGCTTAGTTAAGATTCCTGTAACTTTCGGCGGTTAGGATTGCTTTTCTGACATGGGGTTAGCAACATAACGGAAATTAGGCTCGGAATTCCAAGGCCCACGTTCATCCTTACCGTTTTGAGATAAGTTGTAGTAAATATCGACTGTTTGATCGGGCTGAATATTACCAAAGAAAGGATCGGTTAGCTTACCTAAAGATTGCAAAGCTTCCATAAACATTTTGGTATGAGAAATTTCTCGTGTGAGCAAGTGTACCAAAGTGTTTTTAGTACCTTCATCAGGCGCTAATTTAATCAATGCTTCGTAAGTTTGACGCGCTCCCGCTTCCGCACCAATATTGGCACGTAAGTCACGCACAACATCGCCACCTTCGTTAATGTAAGCAGCAGTCCAAGAGGCTCCTTGACTATCTAAAAAATGTGGCCCCATTCCCCGTACAGCAAACAATGTGCTTTTATAAGCTTCAGTTTGATCGACATTTTTAGTGTGTGCTTCAATTAATTTACCCACCATTTCTAAGTGGCCAAATTCTTCGATGGCGATATCTTGTAACATATCGCGGATGCCAGGATTTTCACAGTGAAAAGACTGAACCCAATATTGTAAAGCGGCGGTTAATTCTCCAGTTGCACCACCAAATTGTTCTAAAAGTAGTTGGGCAAAACGAGGATGTGCTTCTCGAATATTAACTGTATGAATTGTTTCTTTTTTATGAAAGAACATTGGTTGATTCCTCTCTCTGAATAGCTAAAATTTGGGTTCAAACCCTATGGGATTGCTGTCCTTTTTAGCTTAGATGAGGCAAAAATTTCTATCCTGCATCTAAAGAAGTAGTTGTAAGCGAGAATACTCTATCGTGAGTTATAAACTGATTCGTAGAGATAAATTTAGCCACTTTGAACCTGTGCCAACTTCTTTTAATTGCTTTGATGAATGGGAATTTCAATGATGAAGGTTGAACCTTGGTTAATTTGAGATTTACATTTGAGTTTTCCCCGATGTTTTTCTACTACAATTTGGTAACTAATAGATAATCCTAAACCTGTACCTTTGCCAACTGCTTTAGTCGTGAAAAATGGATCGAATAAGTGAGATTTTACTTGTTCTGACATTCCTGATCCATTATCTGTAACAGATACGATCGCGTGAGTTTTATTGGGAGAAATTTTGGTTTGAATAATAATTGTCGGCAAAGTTGATTGATTTTTTCCCCAATGTTTCATTTCTAAAGCATCAATAGCATTATTGATGATGTTCATAAACACTTGGTTTAATTGTCCGGCGTAACATTCTATTAATGGTAGTTTGCTATATTCTTTAATGATTTCTATTCCAGGTCGATCGCTTTTTGTTTTAATCCTATTTTGCAAAATTAGTAATGTATTATCAATTCCTTCATGAATATCTACATCTTTCATTTCTGCTTCATCTAATCGAGAGAAATTACGCAGACTTAGGACGATTTGGCGTATACGTTCCGCTCCAATTTTCATTGAGCCTAATAACTTTGGTAAGTCACTAATGAGAAAATCTAAATCAATTTCTTCAATTTCTTCGGTAATTTGAGCAGGAGGTTGAACATAGTGTTTCTGGTACAATTTAATTAATTTAATCAATTCAGAGGTGTATTCTTCTGCATGAATCAAATTGCCGTAAATAAAGTTAACGGGGTTATTAATTTCGTGAGCAACACCTGCTACTAATTGTCCCAAAGATGACATTTTTTCAGTTTGAATTAATTGCGCTTGAGTTTTTTGTAATTGGTGCAAAGTTAATTCTAATTCTTGGGCTTTTTGTTGCGCTTCTTTAGCGGAATTTTGCGCTTGCGTGTAGAGTTCTGCTTGAGAAAGAGCGATCGCCAATTGATCGCTTACTGCTTGTAACAATTCTACTTCATCTTCAGTCCAATATCTCGCATCATTATATTCAGCACAACTCAGTAATCCCAATTCTCCAGAAGACATTTTAATCGGCAAAGCTAATAAA
This genomic interval from Phormidium ambiguum IAM M-71 contains the following:
- a CDS encoding sirohydrochlorin chelatase, with translation MLSAYLLVTHGSRDPRPQAGVEQLAQLLCQKLRGEMLTKTQELTDTPTLTNSSVSVVTVREPLVGTACLELAPLPLHEQIQQFGKYAISVGFQHIQIVPLFLLPGVHVMEDIPAEVTKARENFGSDLTIEVRPYLGFHPQISQLLTAKLNSFAAEAWILLSHGSRRSGGNYPVEALANQIGALTAYWSVPPSWETQAKSLLINGKRRIGILPYFLFSGGITDAIAQSVKQIKQEYPAVKFYLAKPLGANSELAEIIWDLTK
- the cobA gene encoding uroporphyrinogen-III C-methyltransferase, with the translated sequence MNQNTLELTEQRTRYIGKVYLVGAGPGDPGLMTLKGKALLECADVVIYDALVSPQILAMINPQAEKINAGKRMGRHSLLQEETTQLLIEKAQTQAIVVRLKGGDPFVFGRGGEEMEDLINAGVSVEEIPGITSGIAAPAYAGIPLTHRNYSSSVTFVTGHESAGKYRPEINWSAIAKGSETIVIYMGVHNLAQIVPHLLTAGLAPNTPVALVRWGTRPEQEELIGTLETIVEQVEKTQFKAPAIAVIGAVVNLHSILSVARPSVL
- a CDS encoding manganese catalase family protein, with amino-acid sequence MFFHKKETIHTVNIREAHPRFAQLLLEQFGGATGELTAALQYWVQSFHCENPGIRDMLQDIAIEEFGHLEMVGKLIEAHTKNVDQTEAYKSTLFAVRGMGPHFLDSQGASWTAAYINEGGDVVRDLRANIGAEAGARQTYEALIKLAPDEGTKNTLVHLLTREISHTKMFMEALQSLGKLTDPFFGNIQPDQTVDIYYNLSQNGKDERGPWNSEPNFRYVANPMSEKQS